The DNA segment GACTCATTTTCCGGATCATATCCAGATCAATGGGCTTGCCGCTGAAGGAAGTATACTTTACAGGGCCGATTTGATCCCAAGGAAGAGAGTAATCAAGATACTTTTCACCTGATTTCAGGTGCTGAAATAAACTCGGCAGGACAATATCGGGCACAACACCATTGTACTGGGTGGAACCGCCGGTGATTCGGTAGAACTTCTGGATAGTCACCTTCACCACCCCGAGATCGCCAACTTCTTTTGCCATTGAATCTCGTAGATTTTTGTTCAGATCTATAATGGTCTGCACAGTCCCTTTTCCATGGGTATGTTCGCCACCGACAATAATGGCTCGCTTATAATCCTGCAGGGCTGCGGCCACGATCTCCGACGCCGAAGCGGAAAACTGGTTAACCAGAACAACAAGTGGACCGCTGTATTTGATAGTATCATCGTCGTCGTTCAGAACGCGGATCTTTCCGCTGCTGTCCTTGACCTGAACAACAGGCCCGGACTTGATGAATAACCCGGCGATATCGACGGCATCACCCAGCGAGCCGCCGCCATCATTGCGCAGGTCAAGAATAATCCCATTGAGTTTGTTTTTTCTCAGATCTTTTATGGCTTTACGGGTATCATCGGTGGCGTTCCTGGCATCTTCACCGCTCATTGTCTTTTCAAAATCCCGGTAAAAACTTGGGATCAGGATATAACCGATCTTCCCGCCATCCGGGGCGTCCAGCATCGTATCTTTTACGAAGGTATCTTCTACCTGAACCACATCTCTGACTATTGGTATAACCTTTTTTGTCCCATCCGGTTTCTTCACCGTCAGAAGAACCTTGGTTCCTTTCGGTCCCCGGATCAGGCGCACAGCATCAGTGGGACGCATATTAGTAATATCAACCGGGTCGGCACCATTTTCTGAAATTTGCAGAAGACTATCTTCAGCCTGGAGCATACCCTGTTTGGCGGCAGGGCCTCCAGGGATGATACTCATAACCTTGATAAATCCGTTCTCCTCGCCAAGAAGAGCCCCCACTCCTTGCAGATTACCACGCATTTGAATGTCAAACTCTTCTCTTTGGTTGGGGGGAA comes from the Desulforhopalus sp. genome and includes:
- a CDS encoding carboxy terminal-processing peptidase: MKNFTKRAFAIFLVLLFCTAGSGSAKDIQGFVQKRNQLIGYMLEKELPAVHFSHKEMNESLSIEVFDLYLKQLDYQKRFLLSSDVKVLRSFASHITDDLEQGTNVLPATGYDIMKERIDQVEKMVDQILATGFDVKSDEIYETDPKKIAYVDDMQGLEDRWRRIVKAQVMYRYLDLEEEQIKAKEKLPEDELWEKAKEKEVKVNKEFFLRLHQETLLDHYDRFFNAIARAFDPHTNYLPPNQREEFDIQMRGNLQGVGALLGEENGFIKVMSIIPGGPAAKQGMLQAEDSLLQISENGADPVDITNMRPTDAVRLIRGPKGTKVLLTVKKPDGTKKVIPIVRDVVQVEDTFVKDTMLDAPDGGKIGYILIPSFYRDFEKTMSGEDARNATDDTRKAIKDLRKNKLNGIILDLRNDGGGSLGDAVDIAGLFIKSGPVVQVKDSSGKIRVLNDDDDTIKYSGPLVVLVNQFSASASEIVAAALQDYKRAIIVGGEHTHGKGTVQTIIDLNKNLRDSMAKEVGDLGVVKVTIQKFYRITGGSTQYNGVVPDIVLPSLFQHLKSGEKYLDYSLPWDQIGPVKYTSFSGKPIDLDMIRKMSLQRGEHDPGLQLIAEEAVKADERSKQTAISLKLTDMRQRIEEAREERKKFSAQFRNHQTKLYDDQLEITDEKKDTPKDDILRWKEELNQDPYVGEAKNIIVDMNRQ